Proteins from one Canis lupus familiaris isolate Mischka breed German Shepherd chromosome 26, alternate assembly UU_Cfam_GSD_1.0, whole genome shotgun sequence genomic window:
- the LRRC43 gene encoding leucine-rich repeat-containing protein 43 isoform X1, which translates to MECLCAHPPPRLQHLGLGHNKLLGPLESLYVTADHWPNLVSLDLSFNDLTDLQGMIASLSTLQHLRLLVLQGNPLGLVPYYRGFTIDSLSRLCVLDDITVSPSEKYQFRGLSHHGDLLACEAQLVVTIGNVKGVPDTSILDPDPGPQGPFISYSYYVTYGFVEDEEGEGSKYGGVLAETVEPAPRGEPLGQDVRQEPSEGREESVESGPSTPSGQREDSLASGASAPPPWVTDSAEELEALAKLRPRADPRLGPSAGTVLFSTTRKPWTDVIPCNYEMQHSLRDLVPLKAFLLAGTTVTIVEEKILSWPLVPPPVDIVSPAKKGKGEKDKKGKKDKDKEKDGNDKAGKGEKGTAKEQKASKKKELPKELRQDPPILRVLGSGLLALEPLLAGESLVSSVCNFGVIRTPEIDRLMFLRDLKKNKKAKNVLEAGKSKTKVPASLEKKKSAFAIYESDYQPQPLTVEVQIQLNQCRSAEEALRDFSL; encoded by the exons ATGGAGTGTCTGTGTGCCCACCCGCCCCCACGTCTCCAGCACTTGGGCTTGGGTCACAACAAGCTTCTGGGCCCCTTAGAAAGTCTGTATGTCACCGCGGATCACTG GCCCAACCTTGTCTCTCTGGACCTGAGCTTCAATGACCTGACGGACCTGCAGGGCATGATCGCCAGCCTCAGCACCCTCCAACATCTGAGGCTGCTTGTGCTGCAGGGGAACCCACTGGGCCTGGTGCCCTACTACCGAGGTTTCACCATCGACAGCCTGTCCCGGCTCTGCGTGCTAGATGACATCACCGTGTCTCCCAGTGAGAAGTATCAGTTCAGGGGGCTCAGCCACCATGGGG ACCTTTTGGCATGTGAGGCGCAGCTCGTGGTGACCATTGGAAATGTCAAGGGGGTTCCCGACACCTCTATCTTGGACCCCGACCCGGGGCCCCAAGGCCCTTTTATCAGTTACAGCTACTATGTGACCTACGGTTTTGTggaagatgaagaaggagaaggaagtaaATATGGTGGTGTGCTGGCTGAG ACCGTCGAGCCCGCGCCCCGCGGCGAGCCGCTGGGCCAGGACGTCCGCCAAGAGCCCTCCGAGGGGCGTGAAGAGTCGGTGGAGTCGGGGCCGTCCACCCCGTCGGGGCAGCGGGAGGACTCGCTGGCCTCGGGCGCGTCGGCGCCCCCGCCCTGGGTGACGGACTCGGCGGAGGAGCTGGAGGCGCTGGCCAAGCTGCGGCCGCGGGCGGACCCCCGGCTCGGCCCCTCCGCGGG gACAGTCCTCTTCAGCACCACCCGCAAGCCCTGGACAGATGTCATTCCCTGCAACTATGAGATGCAGCACAGCCTCAGAGATCTGGTGCCCCTCAAGGCCTTCCTGCTGGCGGGAACCACCGTGACCATTGTGGAGGAGAAG ATCCTCTCCTGGCCTCTGGTGCCGCCTCCTGTCGACATTGTGTCGCCTgccaagaaaggaaaaggggagaaggacaagaaagggaagaaggacaaagacaaggaaaaagacGGGAACGACAAggcagggaaaggggagaaagggaCGGCAAAG GAACAGAAGGCGTCCAAGAAGAAGGAGCTTCCAAAGGAGCTCCGCCAGGACCCCCCCATCCTGCGCGTGCTGGGCAGTGGCCTGCTGGCCTTGGAGCCCCTGCTGGCGGGGGAGTCACTTGTGTCCTCCGTGTGCAACTTTGGGGTGATCCGCACCCCGGAAATCGACAGGCTGATGTTTCTTAGG GATttgaagaagaacaagaaagctAAAAATG ttctggaggctgggaagtccaagaccaaggtgccaGCATCGTTAG
- the LRRC43 gene encoding leucine-rich repeat-containing protein 43 isoform X2: MEKPGRTLSAAVREHLRQLCLREFPCGTGSWNKSRFLPRTPRAWRELIPREEEVVSPGEESVEALLDLVRSPHSPWALLEGSSAEDRFLKELAIQNPLVLKDTFFYSYFRSLRVVDKQVNLVDKGLLKFLKLEELVLSANQIKEVDAINLPPTLKVLELYGNKITSMECLCAHPPPRLQHLGLGHNKLLGPLESLYVTADHWPNLVSLDLSFNDLTDLQGMIASLSTLQHLRLLVLQGNPLGLVPYYRGFTIDSLSRLCVLDDITVSPSEKYQFRGLSHHGDLLACEAQLVVTIGNVKGVPDTSILDPDPGPQGPFISYSYYVTYGFVEDEEGEGSKYGGVLAETVEPAPRGEPLGQDVRQEPSEGREESVESGPSTPSGQREDSLASGASAPPPWVTDSAEELEALAKLRPRADPRLGPSAGTVLFSTTRKPWTDVIPCNYEMQHSLRDLVPLKAFLLAGTTVTIVEEKILSWPLVPPPVDIVSPAKKGKGEKDKKGKKDKDKEKDGNDKAGKGEKGTAKEQKASKKKELPKELRQDPPILRVLGSGLLALEPLLAGESLVSSVCNFGVIRTPEIDRLMFLRDLKKNKKAKNVLEAGKSKTKVPASLEKKKSAFAIYESDYQPQPLTVEVQIQLNQCRSAEEALRDFSL, from the exons ATGGAGAAGCCGGGCAGGACCTTGAGCGCAGCGGTCCGGGAGCACCTGAGGCAGCTGTGTCTGCGCGAGTTCCCGTGCGGCACCGGCAGCTGG AATAAGTCACGCTTTCTTCCTCGAACTCCCCGAGCATGGAGGGAGCTGatccccagagaggaggaggtcGTGAGCCCTGGGGAGGAGTCGGTGGAGGCCCTGCTGGACCTGGTCCGTAGCCCCCACTCACCCTGGGCTCTGCTGGAGGGCTCCAGTGCAGAGGACCGTTTTCTGAAAGAACTGGCCATCCAGAATCCCCTGGTGCTCAAAGACACCTTCTTCTACTCCTACTTCAGATCCTTACGGGTGGTGGACAAGCAG GTGAACCTGGTGGATAAAGGTCTCCTGAAATTTCTAAAACTCGAAGAGTTGGTACTGAGTGCCAATCAAATCAAGGAGGTTGATGCCATCAACCTGCCCCCAACTCTCAAG GTGCTGGAGCTCTATGGCAACAAGATCACCAGCATGGAGTGTCTGTGTGCCCACCCGCCCCCACGTCTCCAGCACTTGGGCTTGGGTCACAACAAGCTTCTGGGCCCCTTAGAAAGTCTGTATGTCACCGCGGATCACTG GCCCAACCTTGTCTCTCTGGACCTGAGCTTCAATGACCTGACGGACCTGCAGGGCATGATCGCCAGCCTCAGCACCCTCCAACATCTGAGGCTGCTTGTGCTGCAGGGGAACCCACTGGGCCTGGTGCCCTACTACCGAGGTTTCACCATCGACAGCCTGTCCCGGCTCTGCGTGCTAGATGACATCACCGTGTCTCCCAGTGAGAAGTATCAGTTCAGGGGGCTCAGCCACCATGGGG ACCTTTTGGCATGTGAGGCGCAGCTCGTGGTGACCATTGGAAATGTCAAGGGGGTTCCCGACACCTCTATCTTGGACCCCGACCCGGGGCCCCAAGGCCCTTTTATCAGTTACAGCTACTATGTGACCTACGGTTTTGTggaagatgaagaaggagaaggaagtaaATATGGTGGTGTGCTGGCTGAG ACCGTCGAGCCCGCGCCCCGCGGCGAGCCGCTGGGCCAGGACGTCCGCCAAGAGCCCTCCGAGGGGCGTGAAGAGTCGGTGGAGTCGGGGCCGTCCACCCCGTCGGGGCAGCGGGAGGACTCGCTGGCCTCGGGCGCGTCGGCGCCCCCGCCCTGGGTGACGGACTCGGCGGAGGAGCTGGAGGCGCTGGCCAAGCTGCGGCCGCGGGCGGACCCCCGGCTCGGCCCCTCCGCGGG gACAGTCCTCTTCAGCACCACCCGCAAGCCCTGGACAGATGTCATTCCCTGCAACTATGAGATGCAGCACAGCCTCAGAGATCTGGTGCCCCTCAAGGCCTTCCTGCTGGCGGGAACCACCGTGACCATTGTGGAGGAGAAG ATCCTCTCCTGGCCTCTGGTGCCGCCTCCTGTCGACATTGTGTCGCCTgccaagaaaggaaaaggggagaaggacaagaaagggaagaaggacaaagacaaggaaaaagacGGGAACGACAAggcagggaaaggggagaaagggaCGGCAAAG GAACAGAAGGCGTCCAAGAAGAAGGAGCTTCCAAAGGAGCTCCGCCAGGACCCCCCCATCCTGCGCGTGCTGGGCAGTGGCCTGCTGGCCTTGGAGCCCCTGCTGGCGGGGGAGTCACTTGTGTCCTCCGTGTGCAACTTTGGGGTGATCCGCACCCCGGAAATCGACAGGCTGATGTTTCTTAGG GATttgaagaagaacaagaaagctAAAAATG ttctggaggctgggaagtccaagaccaaggtgccaGCATCGTTAG
- the IL31 gene encoding interleukin-31 precursor yields MLSHTGPSRFALFLLCSMETLLSSHMAPTHQLPPSDVRKIILELQPLSRGLLEDYQKKETGVPESNRTLLLCLTSDSQPPRLNSSAILPYFRAIRPLSDKNIIDKIIEQLDKLKFQHEPETEISVPADTFECKSFILTILQQFSACLESVFKSLNSGPQ; encoded by the exons ATGCTCTCCCACACAG gaCCATCCAGGTTTGCCCTGTTCCTGCTCTGCTCTATGGAAACCTTGCTGTCCTCCCATATGGCACCCACCCATCAGCTACCACCAAGTGATGTACGAAAAATCATCTTGGAATTACAGCCCTTGTCGAGGGGACTTTTGGAAGACTAT CAGAAGAAAGAGACAGGGGTGCCAGAATCCAACCGTACCTTGCTGCTGTGTCTCACCTCTGATTCCCAACCACCACGCCTCAACAGCTCAGCCATCTTGCCTTATTTCAGGGCAATCAGACCATTATCAGATAAGAACATTATTGATAAAATCATAGAACAGCTTGACAAACTCAAATTTCAACATGAACCAGAAACAGAAATTTCTGTGCCTGCAGATACTTTTGAATGTAAAAGCTTCATCTTGACGATTTTACAGCAGTTCTCGGCGTGCCTGGAAAGTGTGTTTAAGTCACTAAACTCTGGACCTCAGTAG